From Clostridia bacterium, the proteins below share one genomic window:
- a CDS encoding SDR family NAD(P)-dependent oxidoreductase, protein MLITGANSGVGFKTAETMAYLGASVIMACRNLEKASDAREKLLADYPEADIRVTRLDMADFASIDAFAEQLPDVDVFINNAGLFHRRGEKTKDGFDLVMGTNYIGVYYLSEKILPKLAASGREVVYINTISIIHKVARVKLSRFDDSRGAYARSKLCLARYSRYLAEKYKDTNVRVYMVHPGIAKTPIASHFLGGMDALSKIVPINSAEKSSLAAAWILSHDVPDAGVVGPNKIFGGWGYPKLNRTCRRAKRDIEPLVEFTKEQIETRRAAN, encoded by the coding sequence GTGCTGATAACCGGCGCGAACAGCGGTGTCGGCTTCAAGACGGCCGAAACGATGGCGTACCTCGGCGCGTCCGTGATTATGGCGTGCAGGAATCTTGAAAAAGCGTCGGACGCGCGCGAAAAGCTGCTCGCGGACTATCCCGAAGCGGATATCCGCGTGACGCGGCTCGACATGGCGGATTTCGCTTCGATAGACGCCTTTGCGGAGCAGCTGCCGGACGTTGACGTTTTCATCAACAACGCGGGGCTTTTCCACCGCCGCGGCGAGAAGACGAAGGACGGCTTCGATCTGGTGATGGGCACGAACTATATCGGCGTTTATTACCTGAGCGAAAAGATACTTCCGAAGCTCGCGGCGTCGGGGCGCGAGGTCGTGTATATCAACACGATCTCGATCATCCACAAGGTCGCGCGCGTGAAGCTTTCGCGCTTCGACGACAGCCGCGGCGCGTACGCGCGTTCCAAGCTCTGCCTTGCGCGCTATTCGCGCTATCTCGCGGAGAAGTACAAGGATACGAACGTCCGCGTTTATATGGTCCACCCCGGAATCGCGAAGACGCCGATCGCGTCGCACTTCCTCGGCGGGATGGACGCGCTGTCGAAGATCGTGCCGATAAACTCAGCGGAGAAGTCGTCGCTCGCGGCGGCGTGGATACTGTCGCACGACGTTCCCGACGCCGGAGTCGTCGGGCCGAATAAGATATTCGGCGGCTGGGGCTACCCGAAGCTGAACCGCACCTGCCGCAGAGCGAAGCGGGATATAGAGCCGCTCGTGGAATTCACGAAAGAACAGATCGAAACCCGGAGGGCTGCGAATTGA